Proteins encoded by one window of Salvia splendens isolate huo1 chromosome 7, SspV2, whole genome shotgun sequence:
- the LOC121742513 gene encoding uncharacterized protein LOC121742513: protein MLKVFNKKLRRLCSRLGWPRRRSRPKIVVKKVGKSTSRPPPDSAVIHPSSEFGAAKPIRFVTFNAALFSMAPAVITPDQYPSQTNSLASKSLKDRPRSILKQSPLHPAAAEDAPSRQQRFARSRLRVSINLPDNEISLKRSGQLSFDKFEELAGDGRGKASGRGRAVAEVLKELNADVVALQDVKAEEEKSMSPLSDLAEALGMKYVFAESWAPEFGNAILSRWPIKRWKAHRIFDDTDFRNVLKATIDVPQVGEINVFCTLLDHLDESWRMKQMNAIIQSTSVPHILAGGLNSLDETDYSQDRWTDIVKYYEEMGKPTPKVEVMKHLKSREYTDAKDYAGECESVVMIAKGQSVQGTCKYGTRVDYILSSADAPYKFVPGSYSVVSSKGTSDHHIVKVDVIKVGSSGAEQKARLQQRRPTLKFTHSSSPSKAVWKMHS, encoded by the exons ATGCTCAAGGTATTCAATAAGAAGCTCCGCCGCCTCTGCTCCCGACTGGGGTGGCCCCGCCGCCGCTCCCGCCCCAAGATCGTCGTGAAGAAGGTCGGAAAATCCACCTCCAGGCCACCCCCCGATTCCGCCGTCATCCACCCCAGCTCCGAATTCGGCGCCGCCAAGCCGATTAGGTTCGTCACATTCAATGCTGCCCTCTTCTCCATGGCACCAGCTGTCATCACACCAGATCAATATCCCTCTCAAACAAACTCCCTCGCCTCAAAATCACTCAAAGATCGGCCGAGAAGCATCCTCAAGCAGTCTCCCCTGCATCCCGCCGCCGCCGAGGACGCGCCGTCGCGGCAGCAGAGGTTCGCGAGGTCGAGGTTGAGGGTCTCGATAAACCTCCCGGATAATGAAATATCGCTGAAGAGGAGCGGGCAGCTTAGCTTCGACAAGTTCGAGGAGCTGGCCGGAGATGGCAGGGGGAAGGCGAGCGGCAGGGGAAGAGCGGTGGCGGAGGTGCTGAAGGAGCTGAATGCGGATGTGGTGGCGCTGCAGGATGTGAaggcggaggaggagaagagCATGAGTCCGCTCTCCGATTTGGCGGAGGCTCTAGGGATGAAGTATGTCTTCGCTGAGAGCTGGGCGCCCGAGTTCGGCAACGCCATCCTCTCCCGCTGGCCGATCAAGCGCTGGAAGGCTCACCGGATCTTCGATGACACCGATTTCag GAATGTACTGAAAGCCACAATTGATGTGCCACAAGTAGGCGAGATCAACGTGTTCTGCACACTCCTCGACCACCTAGACGAGAGCTGGAGGATGAAGCAAATGAATGCCATCATCCAGTCGACCAGCGTGCCACACATTCTAGCCGGAGGCCTAAACTCCCTAGACGAAACCGACTACTCCCAAGATAGATGGACAGATATTGTCAAG TACTACGAGGAAATGGGGAAACCAACGCCAAAAGTCGAGGTGATGAAGCATCTAAAGAGTCGAGAATACACGGATGCTAAGGATTATGCAGGGGAGTGTGAGTCTGTGGTGATGATAGCCAAAGGGCAGA GTGTGCAAGGGACGTGCAAGTATGGGACGCGAGTGGACTACATATTATCATCAGCAGACGCGCCTTACAAGTTTGTCCCAGGATCATACTCGGTGGTCTCATCAAAAGGGACTTCTGATCACCACATTGTGAAAGTTGATGTGATCAAAGTAGGCAGCAGCGGTGCTGAGCAGAAGGCACGGCTGCAGCAGAGGAGGCCGACTCTCAAGTTTACACATTCTTCGTCTCCATCAAAGGCTGTGTGGAAGATGCATTCATGA
- the LOC121741637 gene encoding sugar transporter ERD6-like 7: MAGKQDVERGGNCEGEEIRAPLIAAAKEELPYKKDDRCMVYLSTFVAVCGSYAFGSCAGYSSPTQFAIREDVNLSLAEYSLFGSILTFGAMIGAITSGKIADYIGRKGAMIVSSGFCAAGWLSIYFAEGPLLLDIGRLATGYGMGVFSYVVPVFIAEIAPKDLRGALTTINQLMICTGVSVSFIIGTLLTWRTLALVGIVPCAVLVVGLSIIPESPRWLAKQGKQKEFESSLRRLRGKDADVSAEAAEIQDYIETLERLPKAKLLDLFQKRYLRSVTIGVGLMVCQQFGGINGVCFYTSSIFESAGFPADLGTIIYAILQVIITALGAAFIDRAGRKPLLVISGSGLVLGCLLTGSSFFVKEYGIAPGAAPALAVSGILVYIGAFSAGMGAVPWVVMSEIFPINIKGVAGSLATLVNWFGAWACSYTFNFLMSWSSYGTFILYGSVNALAIVFVIKVVPETKGRTLEQIQAAINSS, from the exons ATGGCAGGTAAGCAAGATGTGGAGAGAGGCGGAAACTGCGAGGGAGAAGAGATTAGAGCTCCACTTATTGCAGCAGCAAAGGAGGAGCTGCCCTACAAAAAGGATGATAGATGCATGGTCTATCTCAGCACATTTGTTGCAGTTTGTGGCTCTTACGCCTTCGGATCTTGC GCAGGGTATTCATCTCCTACTCAGTTTGCTATCAGAGAAGATGTCAACTTATCCTTAGCTGAG TACTCATTGTTTGGCTCCATACTGACTTTTGGAGCGATGATTGGCGCAATCACAAGTGGCAAAATCGCAGATTACATAGGCCGTAAAGGG GCAATGATAGTATCGAGTGGATTCTGTGCAGCAGGGTGGCTTTCGATCTACTTTGCCGAG GGTCCCCTGCTTCTTGACATTGGGAGACTGGCAACTGGATATGGGATGGGAGTCTTTTCTTATGTG GTTCCGGTGTTCATAGCTGAGATCGCCCCAAAGGATTTAAGAGGAGCTTTGACAACCATAAATCAG CTTATGATTTGCACTGGAGTATCTGTATCCTTCATCATAGGCACATTGCTGACATGGAGGACTCTAGCATTAGTAG GCATAGTTCCTTGTGCTGTTCTGGTTGTAGGTCTCAGCATCATCCCAGAGTCTCCGAGATGGCTG GCAAAGCAAGGAAAACAGAAGGAGTTTGAGTCATCACTGCGTAGGCTTAGGGGAAAGGATGCTGATGTATCAGCAGAGGCAGCAGAAATCCAA GACTACATAGAGACACTGGAGAGGCTTCCAAAAGCCAAACTGCTAGATTTGTTTCAAAAGCGATATTTGAGATCAGTCACG ATAGGAGTAGGACTAATGGTGTGCCAACAGTTTGGAGGAATCAATGGAGTCTGTTTCTACACAAGCAGTATCTTCGAGTCTGCAG GATTTCCAGCTGACCTCGGAACTATAATCTACGCGATTCTTCAG GTGATAATCACTGCACTAGGTGCTGCTTTCATCGATAGAGCAGGAAGAAAACCTCTTCTAGTG ATTTCTGGATCAGGACTGGTCCTAGGCTGTCTGCTGACAGGGAGCTCATTCTTTGTCAAG GAGTATGGAATAGCACCTGGTGCAGCTCCAGCGCTAGCTGTGAGTGGCATACTG GTTTACATAGGAGCATTCTCAGCTGGAATGGGAGCAGTTCCATGGGTGGTGATGTCTGAG ATATTCCCTATAAACATCAAAGGAGTTGCAGGAAGCCTTGCCACACTGGTGAACTGGTTTGGTGCTTGGGCTTGTTCTTACACTTTCAATTTCCTCATGAGCTGGAGCTCCTATG GAACATTCATTCTTTATGGAAGTGTGAATGCACTTGCAATTGTGTTTGTGATAAAGGTGGTACCTGAGACCAAGGGGAGAACTCTAGAGCAGATACAAGCAGCAATCAACTCTTCATAG